A single Kribbella aluminosa DNA region contains:
- a CDS encoding DUF3090 domain-containing protein, translating into MARVVHSYDDPERFVAGTVGEPGARTFFLQARAGHRLTSVACEKEQVMALAERLDVMLDEVARRFDRDPVAQTGADDNAPLEQPIEEEFRAGTMTLAWEADAERVVIEVFAVVAVDPAELEEEPDPVGAAMESDDAEVFVVRITEEQARAFARRAVALVASGRPSCPFCGRPIDADGHICPRANGYRRHLPE; encoded by the coding sequence CGTGGGGGAACCCGGTGCGAGGACGTTCTTCCTGCAGGCCCGGGCCGGGCACCGGTTGACCTCGGTCGCCTGTGAGAAGGAACAGGTGATGGCGCTCGCGGAGCGGCTCGACGTGATGCTGGATGAGGTCGCGCGGCGCTTCGACCGGGACCCGGTCGCCCAGACCGGCGCGGACGACAACGCACCGCTGGAGCAGCCGATCGAGGAGGAGTTCCGGGCCGGCACCATGACGCTGGCCTGGGAGGCCGACGCCGAGCGGGTGGTGATCGAGGTGTTCGCGGTCGTCGCCGTCGACCCGGCCGAGCTCGAGGAGGAGCCCGACCCGGTCGGCGCCGCGATGGAGTCCGACGACGCCGAGGTGTTCGTGGTCCGGATCACCGAGGAGCAGGCCCGGGCCTTCGCCCGCCGCGCGGTCGCCCTGGTCGCGTCGGGCCGCCCGAGCTGCCCGTTCTGCGGCCGGCCGATCGATGCGGACGGCCACATCTGCCCACGGGCCAACGGCTACCGCAGGCACCTGCCGGAATGA